The genomic region GAAATAAAATACTCAAAGAACGGCCTCATCATTTTATGGAGACATTAGACATCTATGATAAACAGTTAGCGGGATTTTCTGAGGAAATTCTTGTAAAGAGAATAGATATCATAAGTAAGTTGAAAATTTTAGCAAGATTAACTCATAGAAAACTTACAGATAACACTGAAAACCTAGAAATAAAGTACGCATCTTTTGTGGATAATTTAGAGCAAAAGATACCTGAGTTAAAGGTTCATATATATGAGCTTTTTAAACAAAGTCGGGAAAAAGATTTGTATACTAGGCAGACCAATATAGGTTTACATAGGGATGATATTGAGTTTTACGTAAATGGAAAAGATGTAAAAAAGTATTGTTCACAAGGTCAGCAGAGGACTACCATCTTGTCGTTAAAATTGGCAGAAATTGAAATGTTTATGTCGCAAAGAGGAACATATCCTATTTTATTATTGGATGATGTTTTTTCTGAACTGGACTATAAACGTAGAAGTTTTTTGTTAAAAGCTATCAAAGATAAAGTGCAAACTTTTATAACAACAACAGAAAAAGAGCAAGAACTTCTAGGTGCCTTTAAAGTTTTCAACATAAAAAATGGAATGATTAAGTAAGGGGGATTTATTATGTTTCTTCATTTAGGCGGAAATATAGTTATATCATTGAAAGGTGTTGTAGGTATTTTTGACTATTCTCTCAATGAAACTAGTCAAACTACAAATAATTACTTAAACTTTGAAAAAGACAAAGAAGTAATAAAGATTGCGGAAAATGGTGATTATAAATCTTTTATCATAACTAACAATAAGATTTATTTATCCCCCATAGCTACATCCACACTGAAAAAAAGAATTAGCTCTGAAAAATTTATAGATAAAATTAATATTTTACAAGATGATCCCACTTTAGATTAAGTAGGTTTGTTGTGCAAAGATATACTAATGACAGTTGAAATTTCAAAATTATTATTCGTTAAGTTTATAGATTTTTGCACTAATCGTTTTTATAAAGTATAATTGGAGTGTTGTAGAATTTAGCTACGCTGTTGGAGGAATGAAAATGGTAGAAAATAATGATATAAAGAACAATTCTTATGAAGCGGAACAAATACAGGTCTTAGAAGGTTTAGAGCCAGTTAGGAAAAGACCAGGTATGTACATAGGCTCAACAGGTGTAAAAGGGTTACATCATCTTGTTTATGAAGTGGTTGATAACAGTATAGATGAGATATTGGCAGGCTGTGACAAAATTACCATTTCTATAAACGAAGATGGCAGTGTA from Proteinivorax hydrogeniformans harbors:
- the recF gene encoding DNA replication/repair protein RecF; the protein is MYINKLTLDNFRNFKNKTVLNLENSVNVFVGDNAQGKTNLLEAIHFLALGKSITNQKKDELIHWDKDYFYITCTYYNSKSNKIEVGYNQDNRKIIKINSVEQKKYSSLLGNINVVIFSPDDLLLIKGSPSLRRNFLDQEISQLSPYYNNLMTNYKKVLFNRNKILKERPHHFMETLDIYDKQLAGFSEEILVKRIDIISKLKILARLTHRKLTDNTENLEIKYASFVDNLEQKIPELKVHIYELFKQSREKDLYTRQTNIGLHRDDIEFYVNGKDVKKYCSQGQQRTTILSLKLAEIEMFMSQRGTYPILLLDDVFSELDYKRRSFLLKAIKDKVQTFITTTEKEQELLGAFKVFNIKNGMIK
- the remB gene encoding extracellular matrix regulator RemB; its protein translation is MFLHLGGNIVISLKGVVGIFDYSLNETSQTTNNYLNFEKDKEVIKIAENGDYKSFIITNNKIYLSPIATSTLKKRISSEKFIDKINILQDDPTLD